Proteins from one Danaus plexippus chromosome 2, MEX_DaPlex, whole genome shotgun sequence genomic window:
- the LOC133319306 gene encoding uncharacterized protein LOC133319306 has protein sequence MQRAFALKAIRGFRTVSTSAALALALFTPLDLKVKEANRVEVTRLTGSSPLLPAHITLESPTPPHLLLHPALRHTYDSHTFWTQTRSRNFSQELTLTPPTPSPMGANLRMVRSGRPSSAMIEDAILSAELLAILKACEWASSNQHTSTVIYSDSSAAILAIQNRSNTHPLVAKIHSTVHHTSGSIEFAWVKAHVGIVGNEAADTAAKRAAKLHKAPDYTQFPITFIKHYTRSLHASVWQSRYESEPQGQHTKQHLPTIKHIIKLHSLAHNTFTLTQTLTGHAYTKQYLHRVKVTEDAVCPCDGTTVQSMGHVLEDCPRFIAPRSDHQIICSHAGVSPFNMASLLEDKEATISFIKFSEYIINHLKAFNNT, from the exons ATGCAGAGAGCCTTCGCCCTAAAGGCCATCAGAGGATTTAGGACAGTGTCCACCTCTGCTGCTCTCGCACTCGCCCTGTTCACCCCCCTGGATCTTAAGGTCAAAGAGGCGAACCGGGTCGAAGTTACGCGCCTCACCGGCTCGTCCCCACTACTTCCGGCTCACATCACACTGGAGTCTCCAACTCCTCCACATCTTCTCCTTCATCCAGCCCTCAGACATACATACGACTCACACACGTTCTGGACCCAAACGAGGTCCAGGAATTTCAGTCAAGAGCTCACCCTAACACCACCCACACCTTCACCGATGGGAGCAAACTTGAGGATGGTACGGTCGGGGCGGCCTTCGTCAGCTATGATCGAGGACGCAATCCTGTCA GCTGAGCTTCTAGCCATCCTCAAAGCTTGCGAATGGGCCTCTTCCAACCAACATACAAGCACGGTTATTTATTCAGATAGCAGCGCTGCCATTCTCGCCATCCAGAACCGCAGCAACACACACCCCTTGGTTGCGAAAATACACTCGACAGTACACCACACGTCCGGGTCCATCGAGTTCGCGTGGGTCAAGGCCCACGTGGGCATAGTGGGGAATGAGGCTGCAGACACCGCTGCCAAGCGGGCGGCTAAGCTCCACAAAGCCCCGGACTACACACAATTTCCCATCACctttataaaacactataCACGATCACTCCACGCCTCAGTCTGGCAGTCTCGATACGAGAGCGAGCCACAAGGACAACACACTAAACAACACCTCCCTACAATTAAACACATCATTAAATTACACTCACTTGCTCACAACACATTCACACTTACCCAGACACTTACAGGACACGCCTACACAAAGCAATATTTACACAGGGTTAAGGTCACGGAGGATGCTGTCTGTCCGTGCGATGGCACCACGGTGCAGTCAATGGGTCACGTGCTCGAGGACTGCCCGCGGTTCATCGCTCCGAGATCCGACCACCAGATTATCTGCAGCCACGCCGGGGTCTCTCCGTTCAACATGGCCTCCCTTCTGGAGGACAAAGAAGCTACCATatcttttatcaaattttccGAATACATTATCAACCACCTCAAAGCTTTTAACAACACTTAA